In Canis aureus isolate CA01 chromosome 12, VMU_Caureus_v.1.0, whole genome shotgun sequence, a genomic segment contains:
- the SCNM1 gene encoding sodium channel modifier 1 isoform X2 → MSFKREGDDSSQLNVLKKRRVGDLLASYIPEDEALMLRDGRFACAICPHRPVLDTLAMLTAHRAGLQLFYGKKQPVKGMEQNPRQQNELRQSEIKAEAPLLTQTRLTTQSALHRAPHYNSCCRRKHRPETPRPSVSHPPLPPPEVEPESGKITKEPMPGAGPQAKESATVSSPVPMSPTRKRALDHYLTLRSSGWIPDGQGRWVKDENVEFDSDEEEPPDLSLD, encoded by the exons ATGTCTTTCAAGAGGGAAGGGGATGATTCGAGTCAACTCAATGTGCTCAAA AAACGGAGAGTCGGGGACCTGCTGGCCAGTTATATCCCAGAGGATGAAGCGCTCATGCTACGGGATGGACG CTTCGCTTGTGCTATCTGTCCCCACCGACCTGTACTGGACACCCTGGCCATGCTGACTGCCCACCGTGCAG GCCTGCAGCTTTTCTATGGCAAGAAGCAGCCAGTAAAGGGAATGGAGCAGAATCCAAGACAGCAGAATGAATTGAGGCAGTCAGAGATCAAGGCTGAG GCTCCTCTGTTAACGCAGACCCGACTTACCACCCAGAGTGCTCTGCACAGAGCTCCTCACTATAACAGTTGCTGCCGCAGGAAGCACAG ACCAGAAACCCCTCGTCCCTCTGTCTCCCATCCCCCTTTACCACCCCCAGAGGTTGAGCCTGAGAGTGGGAAGATCACTAAGGAACCCATGCCTGGAGCTGGCCCACAGGCCAAGGAGTCAGCAACTGTCTCATCCCCTGTGCCCATGAGCCCCACGAGGAAACGAGCCCTGGATCATTACCTCACCCTTCGAAG ctCTGGATGGATCCCAGATGGACAAGGTCGATGGGTAAAAGATGAGAATGTTGAGTTTGACTCTGATGAAGAGGAACCTCCTGACCTTTCCTTAGACTGA
- the SCNM1 gene encoding sodium channel modifier 1 isoform X1 → MSFKREGDDSSQLNVLKKRRVGDLLASYIPEDEALMLRDGRFACAICPHRPVLDTLAMLTAHRAGKKHLSSLQLFYGKKQPVKGMEQNPRQQNELRQSEIKAEAPLLTQTRLTTQSALHRAPHYNSCCRRKHRPETPRPSVSHPPLPPPEVEPESGKITKEPMPGAGPQAKESATVSSPVPMSPTRKRALDHYLTLRSSGWIPDGQGRWVKDENVEFDSDEEEPPDLSLD, encoded by the exons ATGTCTTTCAAGAGGGAAGGGGATGATTCGAGTCAACTCAATGTGCTCAAA AAACGGAGAGTCGGGGACCTGCTGGCCAGTTATATCCCAGAGGATGAAGCGCTCATGCTACGGGATGGACG CTTCGCTTGTGCTATCTGTCCCCACCGACCTGTACTGGACACCCTGGCCATGCTGACTGCCCACCGTGCAGGCAAGAAACATCTGTCCA GCCTGCAGCTTTTCTATGGCAAGAAGCAGCCAGTAAAGGGAATGGAGCAGAATCCAAGACAGCAGAATGAATTGAGGCAGTCAGAGATCAAGGCTGAG GCTCCTCTGTTAACGCAGACCCGACTTACCACCCAGAGTGCTCTGCACAGAGCTCCTCACTATAACAGTTGCTGCCGCAGGAAGCACAG ACCAGAAACCCCTCGTCCCTCTGTCTCCCATCCCCCTTTACCACCCCCAGAGGTTGAGCCTGAGAGTGGGAAGATCACTAAGGAACCCATGCCTGGAGCTGGCCCACAGGCCAAGGAGTCAGCAACTGTCTCATCCCCTGTGCCCATGAGCCCCACGAGGAAACGAGCCCTGGATCATTACCTCACCCTTCGAAG ctCTGGATGGATCCCAGATGGACAAGGTCGATGGGTAAAAGATGAGAATGTTGAGTTTGACTCTGATGAAGAGGAACCTCCTGACCTTTCCTTAGACTGA
- the TMOD4 gene encoding tropomodulin-4 isoform X1, whose translation MSSYQKELEKYRDIDEDEILRTLSPEELEQLDCELQEMDPENMLLPAGLRQRDQTKKSPTGPLDRDALLQYLEQQALEVKERDDLVPFTGEKKGKPYIQPKREIPVQEQITLEPELEEALANATDAEMCDIAAILGMYTLMSNKQYYDAICSGEICNTEGISSVVQPDKYKPVPDEPPNPTNIEEILKSVRNNDKELEEVNLNNIQDIPIPMLTELCEAMKKNTYVRSFSLVATRSGDPIANAVADMLRENRSLQSLNIESNFISSTGLMAVLKAVRENATLTELRVDNQRQWPGDAVEMEMATVLEQCPSIVRFGYHFTQQGPRARAAQAMTRNNELQLQITENRINQEKRFKKLMGIREKQLRRIEIRKLRKKRENLKKVILHTNLRRVR comes from the exons ATGTCATCATATCAGAAGGAACTGGAGAAATACAGAGACATAGATGAAGATGAGATCCTAAGGACCTTGAGCCCTGAGGAGCTAGAGCAGCTGGACTGCGAGCTACAGGAGATGGACCCCGAG AACATGCTCCTGCCAGCTGGACTAAGGCAACGTGACCAGACAAAGAAGAGTCCAACAGGGCCGCTGGATCGGGATGCCCTTTTGCAGTACCTGGAGCAGCAGGCACTCGAGGTCAAAGAGCGGGACGACTTGGTGCCCTTCACAGGGGAGAAAAAGG GGAAGCCCTATATTCAGCCCAAGAGAGAAATTCCTGTACAGGAGCAGATCACTCTGGAGCCTGAACTGGAAGAGGCACTGGCCAACGCCACAGATGCTGAAATGTGTGATATAGCAG CAATTCTGGGCATGTACACACTGATGAGCAACAAGCAATACTATGACGCCATCTGCAGTGGAGAAATCTGCAACACAGAAGGCATTAGCA GTGTGGTACAGCCTGACAAGTATAAGCCAGTGCCAGATGAGCCCCCAAATCCTACAAACATTGAGGAGATCCTGAAGAGTGTTCGAAACAATGACAAGGAGCTGGAGGAAGTTAACCTCAATAACATACAG GACATCCCAATACCCATGCTAACTGAGTTATGTGAGGCCATGAAGAAAAATACCTACGTCCGGAGCTTCAGTCTTGTGGCCACAAGGAGTGGGGACCCCATTGCCAAT GCGGTGGCTGACATGTTGCGTGAGAATCGTAGCCTCCAGAGCCTGAACATTGAATCCAACTTCATTAGCAGCACAGGGCTCATGGCTGTGCTGAAGGCAGTTCGGGAAAATGCCACACTCACTGAGCTGCGTGTAGACAACCAG CGCCAGTGGCCTGGTGATGCAGTGGAGATGGAGATGGCCACCGTTCTCGAACAGTGTCCCTCCATTGTCCGCTTTGGCTACCACTTTACACAGCAGGGGCCACGAGCTCGGgcagcccaggccatgacccgGAACAATGAACTAC agctgcaaataacagaaaatagaataaatcaGGAAAAGAGGTTTAAGAAGTTAATGGggataagagaaaaacaattgagAAGGATTGAAATAAGAaaactcagaaagaaaagagaaaacttgaaGAAAGTGATTCTGCATACAAACCTTCGAAGGGTGAGGTAA
- the TMOD4 gene encoding tropomodulin-4 isoform X2: MSSYQKELEKYRDIDEDEILRTLSPEELEQLDCELQEMDPENMLLPAGLRQRDQTKKSPTGPLDRDALLQYLEQQALEVKERDDLVPFTGEKKGKPYIQPKREIPVQEQITLEPELEEALANATDAEMCDIAAILGMYTLMSNKQYYDAICSGEICNTEGISSVVQPDKYKPVPDEPPNPTNIEEILKSVRNNDKELEEVNLNNIQDIPIPMLTELCEAMKKNTYVRSFSLVATRSGDPIANAVADMLRENRSLQSLNIESNFISSTGLMAVLKAVRENATLTELRVDNQRQWPGDAVEMEMATVLEQCPSIVRFGYHFTQQGPRARAAQAMTRNNELRRQQKKR; encoded by the exons ATGTCATCATATCAGAAGGAACTGGAGAAATACAGAGACATAGATGAAGATGAGATCCTAAGGACCTTGAGCCCTGAGGAGCTAGAGCAGCTGGACTGCGAGCTACAGGAGATGGACCCCGAG AACATGCTCCTGCCAGCTGGACTAAGGCAACGTGACCAGACAAAGAAGAGTCCAACAGGGCCGCTGGATCGGGATGCCCTTTTGCAGTACCTGGAGCAGCAGGCACTCGAGGTCAAAGAGCGGGACGACTTGGTGCCCTTCACAGGGGAGAAAAAGG GGAAGCCCTATATTCAGCCCAAGAGAGAAATTCCTGTACAGGAGCAGATCACTCTGGAGCCTGAACTGGAAGAGGCACTGGCCAACGCCACAGATGCTGAAATGTGTGATATAGCAG CAATTCTGGGCATGTACACACTGATGAGCAACAAGCAATACTATGACGCCATCTGCAGTGGAGAAATCTGCAACACAGAAGGCATTAGCA GTGTGGTACAGCCTGACAAGTATAAGCCAGTGCCAGATGAGCCCCCAAATCCTACAAACATTGAGGAGATCCTGAAGAGTGTTCGAAACAATGACAAGGAGCTGGAGGAAGTTAACCTCAATAACATACAG GACATCCCAATACCCATGCTAACTGAGTTATGTGAGGCCATGAAGAAAAATACCTACGTCCGGAGCTTCAGTCTTGTGGCCACAAGGAGTGGGGACCCCATTGCCAAT GCGGTGGCTGACATGTTGCGTGAGAATCGTAGCCTCCAGAGCCTGAACATTGAATCCAACTTCATTAGCAGCACAGGGCTCATGGCTGTGCTGAAGGCAGTTCGGGAAAATGCCACACTCACTGAGCTGCGTGTAGACAACCAG CGCCAGTGGCCTGGTGATGCAGTGGAGATGGAGATGGCCACCGTTCTCGAACAGTGTCCCTCCATTGTCCGCTTTGGCTACCACTTTACACAGCAGGGGCCACGAGCTCGGgcagcccaggccatgacccgGAACAATGAACTAC GCCGCCAGCAAAAAAAGAGATAA
- the TNFAIP8L2 gene encoding tumor necrosis factor alpha-induced protein 8-like protein 2, translating to MESFSSKSLALQAEKKLLSKMAGRSVAHLFIDETSSEVLDELYRVSKEYTHSRPQAQHVIKDLIKVAVKVAVLHRSGCFGPSELALAARFRQKLRQGAMTALSFGEVDFTFEAAVLAGLLTECRDMLLELVEHHLTPKSHGRIRRVFDHFSDAGLLTALYGPDFAQHRSKICDGLRKLLDEGKL from the coding sequence ATGGAGTCCTTCAGCTCAAAGAGCCTGGCACTGCAGGCTGAGAAGAAGCTGCTGAGTAAGATGGCAGGTCGGTCTGTGGCTCATCTCTTCATCGATGAGACAAGTAGCGAGGTGCTGGATGAACTCTACCGGGTTTCCAAAGAGTACACGCACAGCCGGCCCCAGGCTCAGCACGTCATCAAGGACCTGATCAAGGTGGCTGTGAAGGTGGCGGTGCTGCACCGCAGTGGCTGCTTTGGCCCCAGTGAGCTGGCCCTGGCCGCCCGCTTCCGCCAGAAGCTGCGTCAGGGCGCCATGACCGCGCTCAGCTTTGGCGAGGTGGACTTCACCTTCGAGGCTGCCGTGCTGGCTGGCCTGCTGACTGAGTGCAGGGATATGCTGCTGGAGCTGGTGGAGCACCACCTCACGCCCAAGTCACATGGCCGCATCCGTCGCGTGTTCGATCACTTCTCTGATGCGGGCCTACTCACGGCCCTCTATGGGCCTGACTTCGCTCAGCACCGCAGCAAGATCTGCGATGGGCTCAGGAAGCTGCTGGACGAGGGGAAGCTCTGA
- the LYSMD1 gene encoding lysM and putative peptidoglycan-binding domain-containing protein 1: MASSSRQAPLGGSGLLQGSRARSYGSLVQSACSPVRERRLEHQLAPGDTLAGLALKYGVTMEQIKRANRLYTNDSIFLKKTLYIPILTEPRDLFNGLDSEEEKNGEEEVQSRNDEVRPHSADRKKQEPGSEHANGEVLPTPGQEPPTPIHDLSASDFLKKLDSQISLSKKAAAQKLRKGESGIPGEESGLHLSSPRMQQRAVLGPVPLTRTSRTRTLRDQEDEIFKL, from the exons ATGGCTTCGTCCTCTAGACAGGCCCCCCTCGGGGGGTCAGGACTGCTACAGGGGAGCCGGGCTCGTTCTTACGGAAGCCTGGTGCAGTCAGCCTGCTCCCCGGTGAGGGAAAGACGCCTGGAGCATCAGCTGGCCCCCGGAGACACCCTGGCTGGACTCGCACTGAAATACGGGGTGACG atggaacaGATTAAGCGTGCAAACCGCCTTTATACTAATGACTCCATCTTCTTGAAGAAAACCCTCTACATCCCCATCCTGACAGAGCCCAGAGACCTGTTCAATGGTTTGGATTCTGAGGAAGAGAAGAATGGAGAGGAAGAGGTACAGTCAAGGAACGATGAAGTTCGGCCACACTCAGCTGACAGGAAGAAACAGGAGCCAGGCTCAGAACATGCTAATGGCGAAGTCCTTCCCACACCTGGCCAGGAACCCCCAACTCCCATCCATGACCTCTCTGCCTCAGATTTCCTTAAGAAGCTTGATTCACAGATCAGCCTGTCAAAGAAGGCTGCTGCCCAGAAGctgagaaagggagaaagtgg GATACCTGGGGAGGAGTCAGGCCTTCACCTGAGCTCCCCTAGGATGCAGCAGCGAGCAGTACTAGGTCCGGTGCCACTCACCCGAACCTCTCGGACCCGGACACTTCGAGACCAGGAGGATGAAATCTTCAAACTCTGA